Below is a genomic region from Syntrophorhabdales bacterium.
CAAGGCTAAAGCCATCCAGACAGACGTCACCATCGAATCACAGATTGAAAGGATGGTAGCTGATACCGTGCGGGAATTCGGCAGACTGGACATACTGGTCAACAATAGCGGCATTGGCGGTGTGACCTGCCCGGTCGTCGACCTCAAGCTGGAGGATTGGATGGAAGTTATCCAGGTCGACCTCACCGGCAGCATGCTGTGCACCAAGCATGCGCTCAAACAGATGATCCCGCGGAAAAGCGGTGTCATCATCAATATTGCCGCAGAAGGGGGTCGCGCCGGAGATGGTCGGTCGGGCTACCCCATGAGAACTCCTTACTGCTGTTCAAAGATGGGCATGATCGGCCTCACCGAAAGCGTGTCGGTGGAGGTTGGCAAATATGGTATCCGCGTCAATGCGATCAGCCCGGCTGCGGTAAAAGGCGAACGCCTCATTAACGTGGTAAAAGGCAGGGCCCAGGCGCTTGGCGCATCCTTTGACGATCTCATGAGTAAGATCGCGGACACCTCTTCTCTTGGAAGAATCACCGAAGAGTCCGACGTGGCCGCCATGGCGGTTTTTCTAGCCTCGGACGAGGCGCGCTCTGTCACGGGACAGACCATTCCAATTCATTGCGGGCTGCACATACTATTTTAGAGGGGGCACTATGGCAGTGATCGAATATACAAAAGAAGGCAAGATTGCCATCTTCACCATTAATCGTCCTGACAAGATGAATGTCCTCAATCTCGAAGCCATGCGACGGTTCACAGAACTCCTCAAAGACTTTCGTGATGACGATAACGTCTGGGTAGGTATTCTAACGGGCACGGGAGAGAAGGTGTTCAGCGCAGGTGTGGACATCAAGGATTTTCTGCCAATGGTGAGAAGTACGCCCGACAAAAAATGGCAGAGACCCACCGCAATCATGCGCGGCATGGATCTCTGGAAGCCCATGATCGCCGCATGCAACGGACTTACGATCGGCGGAGGCCTCGAGATGGCGCTCGCCTGCGACATTATGATCGCAGCGGAGAATGCAAGCTTTGGCCTACCTGAAGTGAGGGTTGGCATTTGTCCCGGTGGTGGCGGCACTGCGAGATTGCCGCGCACCATTCCACGAAGATTAGCTGCGGAAATGCTCTTCACCGGCAAGACCATAAGCGCCCAGGAAGCGTATCGTATAGGTCTGGTCAATAAAGTCGTCCCTCTGCTTGAGCTGATGGCAGAAGCAAAGAACATGGCTGCGACCATTTGCGAGGCAGCGCCTCTCGGGGTGAGATGCGCGAAAGAACTCCTCCAGAGAGGCATGGACGTGAGCCTTGATGAGGCGCTCAGGTTGGA
It encodes:
- the fabG gene encoding 3-oxoacyl-ACP reductase FabG, which gives rise to MRLKDRVAIVTGGGQGIGRAIALALAAEGAAVALAARNLANLEKTVAEITLKGGKAKAIQTDVTIESQIERMVADTVREFGRLDILVNNSGIGGVTCPVVDLKLEDWMEVIQVDLTGSMLCTKHALKQMIPRKSGVIINIAAEGGRAGDGRSGYPMRTPYCCSKMGMIGLTESVSVEVGKYGIRVNAISPAAVKGERLINVVKGRAQALGASFDDLMSKIADTSSLGRITEESDVAAMAVFLASDEARSVTGQTIPIHCGLHILF
- a CDS encoding enoyl-CoA hydratase-related protein, which produces MAVIEYTKEGKIAIFTINRPDKMNVLNLEAMRRFTELLKDFRDDDNVWVGILTGTGEKVFSAGVDIKDFLPMVRSTPDKKWQRPTAIMRGMDLWKPMIAACNGLTIGGGLEMALACDIMIAAENASFGLPEVRVGICPGGGGTARLPRTIPRRLAAEMLFTGKTISAQEAYRIGLVNKVVPLLELMAEAKNMAATICEAAPLGVRCAKELLQRGMDVSLDEALRL